In a genomic window of Punica granatum isolate Tunisia-2019 chromosome 6, ASM765513v2, whole genome shotgun sequence:
- the LOC116210056 gene encoding uncharacterized protein LOC116210056, which yields MKKVGASRFMKPLITTMLASMTKAKACASAIKLLFSMLRSKKQLLVITGSIPRKLVPPQGQEEQTSKDYILFQADQGGPRLRFRNWWLGLGKAWAAKDDKEDGADDDDCDKDGIFQVPDLTHSMFNIGLECAELDEEEEGIINGGSVVELVRSSREELGQEFQLEDEIDRVADMFIRRFHLQQRMQRQLSLKSKKVSG from the coding sequence ATGAAGAAGGTTGGAGCTTCTCGGTTCATGAAACCGCTAATCACGACCATGCTAGCCTCCATGACGAAAGCTAAAGCTTGTGCCTCCGCAATCAAACTTCTCTTCTCGATGCTCCGAAGCAAGAAGCAGCTTCTTGTTATCACTGGCTCTATCCCCCGCAAGCTTGTCCCACCGCAGGGACAGGAAGAACAAACGTCTAAAGACTACATCCTCTTTCAGGCTGACCAAGGAGGGCCACGACTTCGGTTCCGTAACTGGTGGCTGGGCTTGGGCAAGGCCTGGGCTGCAAAGGACGACAAGGAGGACGgtgctgatgatgatgattgtGACAAAGATGGGATTTTTCAGGTTCCCGACTTGACGCATTCGATGTTCAATATTGGCCTGGAATGCGCTGAGCtggacgaggaggaggagggtaTTATCAATGGAGGGTCCGTGGTGGAACTGGTCAGGAGCTCACGAGAGGAATTGGGGCAGGAGTTCCAACTGGAGGACGAGATCGATCGGGTCGCAGACATGTTCATCCGGAGGTTCCATCTTCAGCAGCGGATGCAAAGGCAGCTGTCTTTGAAAAGCAAGAAGGTGTCCGGTTAA
- the LOC116209901 gene encoding peroxiredoxin Q, chloroplastic, with product MAATLSLPNNHSLPSLLSPKTPSSQAPPSSLLIPRSLHSQFHGIRLSTPTSLPLASSSSAKSCIFAKVNKGRVPPSFTLKNQDGKPVSLSKFKGKPVVVYFYPADETPGCTKQACAFRDSYEKFKKAGAEVVGISGDDPSSHQAFAKKYRLPFTLLSDEGNKVRKEWGVPADLFGALPGRQTYVLDKNGVVQLIYNNQFQPEKHINETLKLLQSL from the exons ATGGCGGCCACTCTCTCCCTCCCCAACAATCACTCTCTgccctctctcctctccccaAAAACCCCATCTTCCCAAGCGCCACCATCATCCCTGTTGATCCCCAGATCCTTGCATTCCCAGTTTCATGGCATCCGGCTGTCCACTCCCACCTCTCTGCCCCTggcgtcttcttcctctgccaAAAGCTGCATCTTTGCCAAG GTGAACAAAGGGCGGGTGCCGCCGTCCTTCACGCTGAAAAACCAGGACGGGAAGCCTGTGAGCCTGTCGAAGTTCAAGGGGAAGCCTGTGGTTGTCTACTTTTACCCTGCAGATGAGACCCCCGGCTGCACCAAACAG GCATGTGCTTTCAGAGATTCTTATGAGAAGTTCAAGAAAGCCGGAGCTGAGGTGGTTGGAATAAGTGGGGATGACCCATCTTCACACCAG GCTTTTGCAAAGAAGTACAGACTCCCATTTACATTACTGAGTGACGAGGGCAACAAGGTGAGGAAAGAGTGGGGCGTGCCAGCAGATCTCTTTGGAGCATTGCCAGGAAGACAGACGTATGTCCTTGACAAGAATGGGGTGGTCCAGCTAATCTACAACAACCAGTTCCAACCAGAGAAGCACATCAATGAGACGTTGAAGCTCCTGCAAAGCCTCTAA